The following coding sequences lie in one Fimbriimonadaceae bacterium genomic window:
- the glpX gene encoding class II fructose-bisphosphatase — protein sequence MVRPRVANNGRDGRPAVAVPSRINVDQDRHLDFLRVTEAAALAASRWVGKGRRDEADQAACEAMRGELNDMAMCATIVIGEGERDEAPMLYIGECLGSGDGPSVQIAVDPLEGTNLCANGTPNAISVLAAAIEGEGFLMHAPDCYMEKLVVGPECAGVVDITLPPRVNVRLMAKSLGKDVDELIIGILDRPRHEALIQELRDAGCRVHLVPDGDLSVAIAALDPESGVDGLMGTGGAPEGVITAAAVLCTGGEMQARLIFRNDEEKARAKKMMDGDCDRVLQTADMARGKVYFSATGITPGDLLRGVRFTRNYARTESILMQSSNGTIRRVETSFALNQRGD from the coding sequence ATGGTACGTCCCCGAGTAGCCAATAATGGAAGGGACGGGCGGCCAGCGGTGGCCGTGCCGTCGAGGATCAACGTGGATCAAGACCGACATCTCGATTTTCTTCGTGTCACCGAGGCGGCCGCCCTGGCCGCGTCCCGCTGGGTGGGCAAGGGCCGCCGCGACGAGGCCGACCAAGCCGCTTGTGAAGCGATGCGAGGGGAGCTGAACGACATGGCGATGTGCGCCACGATCGTGATCGGCGAAGGTGAACGCGACGAAGCGCCGATGCTCTACATCGGCGAGTGCCTGGGTAGCGGAGACGGACCCAGCGTCCAAATCGCGGTCGATCCCTTGGAAGGCACCAACCTCTGTGCTAACGGTACGCCGAACGCGATTTCGGTCTTGGCCGCGGCGATCGAGGGCGAAGGGTTCTTGATGCACGCCCCGGACTGCTACATGGAGAAGCTGGTCGTCGGCCCAGAGTGTGCCGGCGTCGTCGACATCACCTTGCCCCCGCGGGTCAATGTCCGCCTCATGGCTAAGTCTCTGGGCAAAGACGTGGACGAATTGATCATCGGTATCCTTGACCGGCCCCGCCATGAGGCCCTGATCCAGGAACTCCGGGACGCGGGTTGCCGGGTCCACCTGGTCCCCGACGGAGACCTGTCCGTCGCCATCGCCGCGCTCGACCCCGAGTCTGGAGTCGACGGTCTGATGGGGACCGGCGGCGCGCCAGAAGGTGTCATCACCGCCGCGGCCGTCCTCTGCACGGGCGGTGAGATGCAGGCCCGGCTGATCTTCCGTAACGATGAGGAGAAGGCACGGGCCAAGAAGATGATGGACGGCGATTGTGACCGCGTCCTGCAAACCGCGGACATGGCCCGCGGAAAGGTCTACTTCTCCGCCACGGGCATCACCCCGGGCGACCTCCTGCGTGGCGTCAGGTTCACGCGGAACTACGCGCGCACCGAGTCGATCCTCATGCAGTCCAGCAACGGGACGATCCGGCGGGTCGAGACGAGTTTTGCCCTGAACCAGCGGGGGGACTGA
- a CDS encoding nitrate/sulfonate/bicarbonate ABC transporter ATP-binding protein translates to MRGATPATTQAEPLVRLANLTKTFPRPESGGSIQVLDSLDLSISTGEIVALLGRSGSGKSTMLRLISGLIQPTSGSIMSSGRAVTGPNPDVAMVFQNYALFDWLTVTENVEIGLEAKRVPPREARKKALEALKLVGLEGFAKAYPKELSGGMKQRVGFARAFVVEPRVMLLDEPFSSLDVLTAENLRGEIADLWEDGLFPAEAVLIVTHNIEEAVILADRVVVISANPGRVRGEIRITLPRPRERTAPEFRAMVDHIYTIMTNPERSVAPPQPPAPAREGHMIDSTALPHARPGALSGLLELVEEYGGKEDVASVAERLRMEVDELLPILDTAVLLGFAEVYEGDVILNKIGAQFANAEVEEAQTIFRDAVMQHAPMVRSIYEAMLEDKAGRLAADIVVEVLDESFSEEEAKEQFDTAINWGRYAGLFEYDSDTEVIFVHDETEAME, encoded by the coding sequence ATGAGAGGCGCGACGCCGGCGACGACCCAGGCCGAGCCGCTGGTCCGGCTGGCCAACCTGACCAAGACCTTTCCCCGTCCCGAATCTGGCGGTTCTATCCAGGTTCTCGACAGTCTCGACTTGTCGATTTCCACCGGGGAAATCGTCGCCTTGCTCGGCCGTAGCGGCAGCGGCAAGAGCACGATGCTCCGCCTCATCTCCGGTCTCATCCAGCCCACGTCGGGCAGCATCATGAGCTCGGGCAGGGCCGTGACCGGCCCCAACCCCGATGTCGCGATGGTCTTCCAGAACTACGCCCTATTCGACTGGTTGACCGTCACCGAAAACGTCGAGATCGGCCTCGAAGCCAAGCGGGTGCCCCCCCGCGAGGCCCGCAAAAAGGCCCTTGAAGCCCTGAAGCTGGTCGGGCTCGAAGGCTTTGCCAAGGCATATCCCAAAGAGCTGAGCGGGGGCATGAAGCAACGGGTCGGGTTCGCCCGGGCCTTCGTCGTCGAGCCGCGGGTGATGCTCCTCGACGAGCCCTTCAGTTCCCTCGACGTCCTCACCGCCGAAAACCTGCGCGGGGAGATCGCCGACCTGTGGGAAGACGGGCTGTTTCCCGCGGAAGCCGTCCTGATCGTGACCCACAACATCGAAGAAGCGGTGATCCTTGCCGACCGCGTCGTGGTCATCAGTGCGAACCCTGGCCGTGTGCGGGGCGAAATCCGGATCACCCTGCCGCGCCCCCGGGAGCGGACCGCGCCGGAGTTCCGCGCGATGGTCGACCATATCTACACGATCATGACCAACCCCGAGCGGTCGGTCGCTCCGCCCCAGCCGCCTGCTCCCGCACGCGAGGGCCACATGATCGACTCCACCGCCCTGCCCCACGCCCGTCCCGGCGCCCTCAGCGGCCTTCTCGAACTGGTCGAGGAATATGGGGGGAAAGAGGACGTCGCCAGCGTCGCCGAGCGCCTACGTATGGAGGTGGACGAGCTCCTGCCGATCCTCGACACCGCCGTCCTTTTGGGATTTGCTGAGGTTTATGAGGGTGATGTTATCCTCAACAAGATCGGCGCCCAGTTTGCCAACGCCGAGGTGGAGGAAGCCCAGACGATCTTCCGGGACGCCGTCATGCAGCACGCCCCCATGGTGCGAAGCATCTATGAGGCGATGCTCGAGGACAAGGCCGGGCGGCTCGCCGCCGACATCGTGGTCGAAGTCCTTGACGAGTCGTTCAGCGAAGAAGAGGCCAAGGAACAGTTCGACACCGCGATCAACTGGGGCCGCTACGCCGGTCTCTTCGAGTACGACAGCGACACCGAGGTGATCTTTGTGCACGACGAGACCGAAGCGATGGAGTGA
- a CDS encoding ABC transporter permease subunit has protein sequence MNRFLLLPRKVVSRANISFADIVVFLGFFALLYGTAKVGSGFFEAFTPPHDLPQIDLSPRSLLYYTARSGVRMFAALAISLVIALASGYAAAKNKKAESVILPLLDIGQSVPILGFLAVTVDGFISLFPGSVFGLECASIFAIVTCQMWNMAFSFYFSVKTLPKELDDASRVFRMSKWRRFVSLEVPYSMTGMVWNAMMSFGGGWFYVTASEAIQYSQKKYYLPGIGSYVAKAFEVGNVGAVVWASLTIIVVIVCVDQLFWRPVMAWAEKFQAQPSAAGEYTSWALDLLRAAQIPLWLNRRLRRIRSALFQVTLPKLPSIPKFKSRKKQFLISGDVLFGVVVGGTIVAALFLGTRYLQQELPVQELGVAALGGLATLLRVAALLALASVIWTPVGVWIGFNPRVARRIQPVVQILSSYPFNFLFPVIAFGLDSVGVHMSLTATVLMALGSQWYILFNSIAGAVEVPQELRQMADSFGLKKWLLWKRLIIPAIFPSWVTGAITATGGAWNASILCEIVMWKDKTLAAPGLGTYITTATAANDWPRIVLGVMLMCVIVVAINRLVWQRLYDLAETRYKMS, from the coding sequence ATGAACCGCTTTTTGCTCCTTCCCCGCAAGGTCGTCTCCCGGGCCAACATCTCGTTCGCCGACATCGTGGTCTTCCTGGGGTTCTTTGCCCTCCTCTATGGCACGGCAAAGGTGGGCTCAGGATTTTTCGAGGCATTCACCCCGCCCCACGACCTACCCCAGATCGACCTCTCGCCGAGATCCCTCCTCTACTACACCGCGCGGTCAGGCGTCCGGATGTTCGCCGCCCTGGCGATCTCCCTCGTCATCGCCTTGGCTTCCGGCTACGCCGCGGCCAAGAACAAGAAGGCGGAGAGCGTCATCCTGCCGCTCCTCGACATCGGCCAGTCCGTGCCGATCCTGGGGTTCTTGGCCGTCACCGTCGACGGGTTCATCTCCCTCTTCCCGGGCAGCGTCTTCGGCCTGGAGTGCGCTTCGATTTTCGCCATCGTCACCTGCCAGATGTGGAACATGGCGTTCTCGTTCTACTTCTCGGTCAAGACCCTGCCTAAGGAGCTTGACGACGCGTCCCGCGTCTTCCGGATGTCGAAGTGGCGCCGGTTTGTCTCGCTGGAGGTGCCCTACAGCATGACCGGCATGGTCTGGAACGCGATGATGAGCTTCGGGGGCGGCTGGTTCTATGTGACCGCCAGCGAGGCGATCCAGTACAGCCAAAAGAAGTACTACCTGCCCGGCATCGGCTCCTATGTCGCCAAGGCGTTCGAGGTCGGCAACGTCGGCGCGGTCGTCTGGGCGTCTCTGACCATCATTGTCGTGATCGTCTGCGTCGACCAACTGTTTTGGCGGCCGGTGATGGCATGGGCCGAAAAGTTCCAGGCGCAGCCGAGCGCCGCGGGCGAATACACGTCATGGGCACTCGACCTCCTCCGGGCCGCCCAGATCCCCCTCTGGCTGAACCGAAGGCTGCGCCGGATCCGGTCCGCCCTCTTCCAAGTCACCCTGCCGAAGCTGCCGTCCATCCCTAAGTTCAAGAGCCGCAAGAAGCAGTTTCTGATCAGTGGCGACGTGCTGTTCGGTGTCGTGGTGGGCGGGACAATCGTCGCCGCCCTGTTCTTGGGCACGAGGTACCTCCAACAAGAACTGCCGGTCCAGGAGCTTGGCGTGGCGGCCCTGGGTGGTCTGGCGACCTTACTCCGCGTGGCCGCCCTCCTCGCCCTCGCCAGCGTCATCTGGACTCCGGTGGGCGTCTGGATCGGGTTCAACCCCCGGGTCGCCCGGCGGATCCAGCCCGTCGTCCAGATCCTTTCCAGCTACCCGTTCAACTTCCTCTTCCCCGTCATCGCGTTCGGCTTGGACAGCGTCGGCGTCCATATGTCTCTCACCGCGACCGTCCTCATGGCCCTGGGTTCGCAGTGGTACATCCTCTTCAACTCCATCGCCGGAGCCGTCGAGGTACCCCAAGAGCTGCGCCAGATGGCCGACTCGTTCGGGCTCAAGAAGTGGCTCCTGTGGAAGCGCCTCATCATCCCCGCCATCTTCCCCTCATGGGTGACCGGGGCGATCACCGCCACCGGCGGGGCCTGGAACGCCAGCATCCTTTGTGAGATCGTGATGTGGAAGGACAAGACCTTGGCCGCGCCCGGGCTGGGGACCTACATCACCACCGCTACCGCCGCGAACGATTGGCCGCGCATCGTGCTCGGTGTCATGCTCATGTGCGTGATCGTCGTCGCCATCAACCGCCTGGTCTGGCAGCGGCTCTACGACTTGGCGGAGACGAGGTACAAGATGTCATGA
- a CDS encoding DEAD/DEAH box helicase: MSESPNQSGFADLGLPPHVLDRVERLGFTTPTPIQAQAVPVALTGRDLVGVAETGTGKTMAFGLPIAAHLSRHETALVLAPTRELALQIEESLVNLGLKCVALIGGASISVQVHRLRSRPQVIVATPGRLIDHLNQDTVRLDHVAVVVLDEADRMLDMGFAPAVDRVLATVPRIRQTMLFSATMPDAVLDVANRHMTDPVRVEVSRPGTAARNVQQELYVVEHEDKPGLLKSVLDSHDGPTLVFARTRHGARKLAKSVRSFGHSAAEIHADRTLAQRREALDGFKSGEYRVLVATDIAARGIDVKDIALVVNYDVPDNPEDYVHRIGRTGRAGAEGKAVTFALPDQHADVRGIEKAMDARLPLSPDSKLSMARHARPPRVFRPAGGPFAKRNQKRRASASR, encoded by the coding sequence ATGTCCGAATCACCCAACCAAAGTGGCTTCGCCGACCTCGGGCTGCCACCCCACGTCTTGGACCGCGTCGAGCGGCTCGGCTTCACCACGCCGACGCCGATCCAGGCGCAGGCCGTCCCCGTCGCCCTCACCGGACGCGACCTCGTCGGTGTGGCCGAGACCGGCACCGGCAAGACGATGGCGTTCGGCCTTCCGATCGCCGCCCACCTGAGCCGCCATGAGACGGCCCTCGTCCTTGCCCCGACCCGCGAACTGGCCCTTCAAATCGAAGAGTCGCTCGTCAATCTGGGCCTGAAGTGCGTCGCGCTGATCGGCGGCGCGTCGATCAGCGTCCAGGTCCACCGCCTTCGGAGCCGGCCCCAAGTCATTGTCGCCACGCCCGGTCGGCTGATCGACCACCTCAACCAGGACACCGTCCGGCTGGACCATGTCGCCGTCGTGGTCCTCGACGAGGCCGACCGCATGCTCGACATGGGCTTCGCCCCCGCCGTGGACCGGGTCCTTGCCACCGTCCCCCGCATCCGGCAGACCATGCTCTTCTCGGCGACGATGCCCGACGCCGTCCTCGACGTCGCCAACCGGCACATGACCGACCCGGTCCGTGTCGAAGTCAGCCGGCCTGGCACCGCCGCCCGCAACGTCCAGCAAGAGTTGTACGTCGTCGAGCACGAGGACAAGCCTGGTCTGCTCAAGAGCGTCCTCGACTCTCACGACGGCCCCACCCTGGTGTTCGCGCGCACGCGCCACGGTGCCAGGAAGCTGGCCAAGTCCGTCCGTTCTTTCGGCCATTCGGCGGCGGAGATCCACGCCGACCGCACCCTGGCCCAGCGCCGCGAGGCCCTCGACGGATTTAAGTCGGGCGAATACCGCGTCCTTGTCGCCACCGACATCGCCGCCCGCGGGATCGATGTCAAAGACATCGCCCTGGTCGTCAATTACGACGTGCCCGACAACCCAGAGGACTACGTCCACCGTATCGGTCGCACCGGCCGGGCCGGGGCCGAGGGTAAGGCCGTCACGTTCGCCTTGCCCGACCAGCACGCCGACGTCCGCGGGATTGAGAAGGCGATGGACGCCAGGCTTCCCCTGTCGCCAGACTCCAAGCTGTCCATGGCCAGGCACGCCCGACCGCCCAGGGTTTTCAGGCCGGCGGGCGGACCCTTCGCCAAGCGTAACCAGAAGCGCCGGGCGTCGGCTTCCCGCTAG
- a CDS encoding DinB family protein: protein MSRSDRWHDLDRDMDQMIADVLAMPEEKQHTPAVKGSFTPAETLEHMALTEAYYLPMALKASLDGQRGRAAKTSFLYPFVIKKLASAQPMPTISQMSPAEERPDPHRAADHWRQVRKKLKDAVGDLDDDTTVLKHPLFGRMGPADIVEIHTAHLAYHRARI from the coding sequence ATGTCACGCTCCGACCGGTGGCACGACCTTGACCGCGACATGGACCAGATGATCGCCGATGTCTTGGCTATGCCTGAAGAGAAGCAGCACACCCCCGCAGTCAAGGGCTCGTTCACGCCTGCCGAGACCCTGGAGCACATGGCCCTGACCGAAGCCTACTACCTGCCGATGGCACTCAAGGCGTCCCTCGACGGACAGCGGGGCCGGGCCGCCAAGACGTCGTTCCTCTACCCCTTCGTCATCAAGAAGCTAGCCAGCGCCCAGCCCATGCCCACCATCAGTCAGATGTCACCCGCCGAGGAACGTCCCGACCCCCATCGGGCCGCCGACCATTGGAGGCAGGTGCGCAAGAAGCTCAAGGACGCGGTCGGCGACCTGGACGACGACACGACCGTTCTCAAGCACCCGTTGTTCGGCCGCATGGGGCCCGCCGACATCGTCGAGATCCACACCGCCCACCTGGCCTACCACCGCGCCAGGATTTGA
- a CDS encoding DUF1579 family protein: MPTPPPLDSLTGEWAGTSTLHRSWLEGDDKVHAGPSRLTVSATKSYATVTYTWQLDGETQEGVLVATANADGATATWTDTWHSDSTLMSFSGGSSDDGVLRLSGTYPAGDGPDWGWRIEVETVGGGMQLRMVNIDPEGGEDWAVQAEYQRAK; encoded by the coding sequence GTGCCGACACCGCCCCCACTGGACTCTCTGACCGGCGAATGGGCCGGGACATCGACGCTCCATCGGTCATGGCTGGAGGGAGACGACAAGGTGCACGCGGGGCCGTCACGCCTCACCGTGTCTGCGACCAAGTCGTACGCCACCGTCACCTACACTTGGCAACTCGACGGCGAGACCCAGGAAGGGGTCCTCGTCGCCACGGCCAATGCCGACGGCGCCACCGCCACTTGGACGGACACATGGCACAGTGACAGCACGCTCATGTCATTTTCCGGAGGGAGCAGCGACGACGGCGTCCTCCGCCTCTCGGGCACCTACCCCGCCGGTGACGGGCCGGACTGGGGCTGGCGCATCGAAGTCGAGACGGTCGGCGGCGGCATGCAACTGCGGATGGTCAACATCGACCCCGAAGGCGGCGAAGACTGGGCGGTCCAAGCCGAGTACCAGCGTGCCAAGTAA
- a CDS encoding AAA family ATPase yields MDRVLVYGVTGSGKTTLAKQIAAKSGLPLVDVDDLAWVADQPWTPVPDDEQRKLFAEACSSDRWVMDTAYGKWIDIPLARAQLIVCLDYPRWLSLARLLRRTFRRIVDKQPVCNGNTETLRQALSPESILAWHFKSFDRKRERMRQWAAEGRDVRVMSNPRQTEAWLAGVPFRW; encoded by the coding sequence ATGGACCGTGTCCTGGTGTATGGCGTCACCGGCTCGGGCAAGACGACGTTGGCCAAGCAGATCGCCGCCAAGTCGGGGTTGCCCCTCGTCGATGTCGATGACCTTGCCTGGGTCGCGGACCAGCCTTGGACACCGGTGCCCGACGATGAGCAGCGGAAGCTCTTCGCCGAGGCCTGCTCAAGCGACCGTTGGGTCATGGACACGGCCTACGGCAAATGGATCGACATCCCGCTGGCCCGTGCCCAGCTCATCGTCTGCCTGGACTACCCGCGCTGGCTCTCCTTGGCCCGGCTCCTGCGGCGCACGTTCCGCCGGATCGTGGACAAGCAACCGGTCTGCAACGGCAACACCGAAACATTGCGCCAAGCCCTGTCCCCTGAATCGATCCTCGCCTGGCACTTCAAGTCGTTCGACCGCAAGCGGGAGCGGATGCGCCAGTGGGCCGCCGAGGGGCGCGATGTCCGTGTCATGAGCAACCCACGCCAGACCGAAGCATGGTTAGCCGGTGTACCTTTCCGTTGGTGA
- a CDS encoding phytanoyl-CoA dioxygenase family protein gives MAIPPLDFVIPVADTALGRQFAQDGYALVKGVFSPDEVSELEREFDAIVGQISAAGEDINARWGGPEMERMGTQGMVVLHTHNVQQYSAVWARALYQERFLRAATDILGPDVVLHHTKLFQKPGERGAPFPMHQDWNYFPTIRDSMTAAIIHVSAATDTMGCLRVYPGTHKHGRVADTSSHTESDFLAQYPLSGAVPLEAEPGDVLFFHYFLVHGSMPNRSEQVRKTVLVQMYAGDDRVEDGIGHPDEHLVLAGWNHHATRNRAGQVK, from the coding sequence ATGGCAATCCCGCCGCTTGACTTTGTCATCCCCGTCGCCGACACCGCCTTGGGCCGCCAGTTCGCCCAGGACGGCTATGCCCTGGTGAAGGGCGTATTCAGCCCCGACGAGGTCAGCGAGCTGGAGCGGGAGTTCGACGCCATCGTGGGTCAGATATCGGCGGCGGGCGAGGACATCAACGCACGTTGGGGCGGCCCCGAGATGGAACGCATGGGAACCCAGGGCATGGTCGTCCTGCACACCCATAACGTCCAGCAGTACTCGGCGGTGTGGGCGAGGGCCTTGTACCAAGAACGGTTCCTCCGGGCCGCGACCGACATCCTTGGGCCGGACGTCGTCCTCCACCACACCAAGCTCTTCCAGAAGCCCGGGGAGCGGGGAGCGCCGTTTCCCATGCACCAAGACTGGAACTACTTCCCGACCATTAGGGACTCGATGACGGCCGCCATCATCCATGTGTCCGCGGCGACCGACACGATGGGTTGTCTGCGCGTCTACCCCGGGACCCACAAGCACGGCCGGGTCGCCGACACCTCGTCCCACACCGAGTCCGACTTCCTAGCCCAGTACCCACTCAGTGGCGCCGTGCCCCTCGAAGCCGAGCCTGGCGACGTCTTGTTCTTCCACTACTTCCTCGTCCATGGCTCCATGCCCAACCGGTCTGAACAGGTGCGCAAGACCGTCCTTGTCCAGATGTACGCCGGCGACGACCGGGTCGAAGACGGCATAGGGCACCCCGACGAACACTTGGTCTTGGCCGGTTGGAACCACCACGCGACCAGGAACCGGGCGGGCCAGGTCAAGTAG
- a CDS encoding helix-turn-helix transcriptional regulator, with amino-acid sequence MAARELLGAHRIDVEAGGFVTFDVQLTNSKHKHDYYELCVVLGGSGNYEHGNRKFDLRPGTVFLSEPGVVHEITSFETRDLHLYFVSMSVNRLGTDVKGFDDTAVGAFLAGHLVAKDGFGLLGSYAPLIADSEGREAFSSRLLVQFALEAMRALTIGEVQSGASEPLADFDLAVAYIEKHLDRRLSLGEVARAVGVSDRTLRRRFSERAGSSFVDEVNHRRMRRAAHRLLMGFGVGEVAEYAGFSDPGQFTRAFTRAFGIAPKRFQTTYLPGTMAKRTRPDQSDL; translated from the coding sequence ATGGCTGCCCGCGAACTGCTCGGCGCGCACCGGATCGACGTTGAGGCCGGCGGCTTCGTCACGTTCGACGTCCAATTGACGAACTCCAAGCACAAGCACGACTATTACGAGCTTTGTGTCGTGCTCGGGGGCAGCGGCAACTACGAGCACGGTAACAGGAAGTTCGACCTGCGGCCGGGCACCGTGTTCCTGTCCGAACCTGGGGTCGTCCACGAGATCACGTCGTTCGAGACCCGTGACCTCCACCTCTACTTCGTCAGCATGTCAGTGAACCGGCTCGGCACCGACGTCAAGGGATTCGACGACACTGCGGTGGGGGCCTTTCTTGCCGGACATTTGGTGGCCAAAGACGGCTTCGGCCTGCTCGGCTCCTATGCGCCGCTCATCGCCGACTCGGAAGGAAGGGAGGCGTTCTCCTCCCGCCTGCTCGTGCAATTCGCCCTGGAGGCGATGAGGGCGTTGACCATCGGCGAGGTGCAGTCGGGGGCGTCCGAGCCGCTTGCCGACTTCGACTTGGCGGTGGCCTATATCGAGAAGCACCTTGACCGTCGTCTCTCGCTCGGTGAGGTGGCCCGGGCGGTCGGCGTGTCGGACCGCACTCTACGCCGACGGTTCAGCGAGCGCGCCGGGTCGAGCTTTGTCGACGAGGTGAACCACCGCCGCATGCGGCGGGCCGCCCACCGGCTGCTCATGGGTTTTGGCGTCGGTGAAGTCGCCGAATACGCGGGCTTCTCCGACCCCGGGCAGTTCACCAGGGCCTTCACCCGCGCCTTTGGTATCGCGCCCAAACGGTTCCAGACGACATACCTGCCAGGGACGATGGCCAAGCGCACCAGGCCCGACCAGAGTGACCTCTAG
- a CDS encoding Gfo/Idh/MocA family oxidoreductase gives MTETVRVGIIGGGLMGREAASAFGRWFALTDVPVGAELVAVADVSESARDWFRRVPTVRHVLADYRELLALDEVDVVYAAVPHNLHLDVCLDTLAAGKDLLAEKPFGIDLHAASMIAEAARATGRFVRCCSEFPFMPGAQAVADAVKKGGMGRILEVRSCFWHSSDLDPLKPANWKRQSQTCGAIGVMGDLGMHVAHLPLRFGFTPKRVFAQLQKGYGQRPDGKGGMAVCDTWDNAILHIDFESDGVMVPMRWEMKRMAPGETNTWSVEVLGTEGGARYSTKEPKTLWRFRGGKQQGWERVDLGFASVFPTVTGGIFEPGFPDVMQQMWASFLTERSGLLGDRFGCATPEEALMSHRVFDAALRSHESGQSVEV, from the coding sequence ATGACCGAGACGGTCCGCGTCGGGATCATCGGTGGCGGGCTCATGGGCCGCGAGGCGGCCAGCGCCTTCGGCCGCTGGTTCGCGCTGACCGACGTGCCCGTCGGGGCCGAGTTGGTGGCGGTGGCCGATGTCAGCGAGTCTGCCCGTGATTGGTTCCGCCGTGTCCCGACCGTGCGCCATGTCTTGGCGGACTACCGTGAGCTGTTGGCCCTGGACGAGGTCGACGTGGTCTATGCGGCCGTCCCCCACAACCTCCATCTGGACGTTTGTCTCGACACCCTGGCGGCGGGAAAGGACTTGCTCGCGGAAAAGCCGTTCGGCATTGACCTGCATGCCGCGTCGATGATCGCCGAAGCGGCCCGGGCGACCGGACGGTTTGTCCGGTGCTGTTCGGAGTTCCCGTTCATGCCGGGCGCCCAGGCGGTCGCGGACGCGGTCAAGAAGGGGGGCATGGGGCGCATCCTGGAGGTGCGTTCTTGCTTTTGGCACTCCAGCGACCTCGACCCGTTGAAGCCGGCGAACTGGAAGAGGCAGTCGCAGACGTGCGGCGCGATCGGCGTGATGGGCGACCTGGGCATGCATGTCGCCCACCTGCCCCTGCGATTCGGTTTCACGCCCAAGCGGGTGTTCGCCCAACTGCAGAAGGGGTATGGCCAGCGACCTGACGGCAAAGGCGGGATGGCCGTGTGTGACACCTGGGACAACGCCATCCTCCACATCGACTTCGAGTCCGACGGGGTCATGGTGCCGATGCGGTGGGAGATGAAGCGGATGGCCCCGGGGGAGACGAACACGTGGTCGGTCGAGGTGCTGGGCACCGAGGGCGGGGCGCGATACTCGACCAAAGAACCCAAGACGCTTTGGCGGTTCCGCGGTGGCAAGCAGCAGGGTTGGGAACGGGTCGACCTCGGTTTCGCTTCCGTCTTTCCCACCGTCACGGGCGGCATCTTCGAACCAGGTTTTCCCGACGTCATGCAACAGATGTGGGCCTCGTTCCTGACCGAAAGGTCGGGTCTTCTCGGCGACCGGTTCGGCTGTGCGACCCCCGAGGAAGCCCTCATGAGCCATCGCGTCTTCGACGCCGCCCTGCGTTCGCACGAGTCAGGCCAGTCGGTGGAGGTCTAG
- a CDS encoding carbohydrate kinase family protein: protein MRHGVLAAGNFIVDKVKSIDVYPAQDCLANILAVQVCNGGGPFNLLVDLARLGVKFPLAAAGLVGADGEGDYVRALLKGHGVDTSMLGQTDQSLTASTDVMSVVGTARRTFFHHRGANALLKPDHLSLDKSGARIFYLGYLLLLDGMDQAVGEETGAAVVLKRARELGMVTAVDVVSEDSRRFRDVVVPSLPHIDLLFMNEIEAGRTTGVEVTGAASAARAADQLLRLGVNRAVFIHMPEGAYGRISDGDGTWQGSVCLPEDMVAGAVGAGDAFAAGVLAGWHEGLGVGECLTQGVGVAAACLTHQTTSDGVGSLADCMALGERFGFRPAS, encoded by the coding sequence TTGCGGCACGGCGTCTTGGCGGCGGGCAACTTCATCGTCGACAAGGTCAAGTCAATCGACGTGTACCCGGCCCAAGACTGCCTCGCCAACATCTTGGCGGTTCAAGTGTGCAATGGCGGCGGGCCGTTCAACCTGTTGGTTGACTTGGCAAGGCTTGGAGTCAAGTTCCCTCTTGCCGCGGCCGGACTGGTCGGCGCAGACGGCGAAGGGGACTACGTCCGGGCCCTGCTCAAGGGTCACGGGGTCGACACTTCCATGCTGGGACAGACCGACCAGAGTCTGACTGCTTCGACCGACGTCATGAGCGTGGTCGGCACGGCAAGGCGGACGTTCTTTCACCATCGGGGGGCAAACGCCCTGCTGAAGCCCGACCACCTGAGCCTCGATAAATCAGGCGCGCGCATTTTCTACCTCGGCTATCTGCTGCTTCTTGACGGAATGGACCAGGCGGTCGGAGAAGAGACCGGGGCCGCCGTCGTACTCAAACGGGCTCGCGAGTTGGGCATGGTGACCGCGGTGGACGTTGTCAGCGAGGACAGCCGGCGGTTCCGCGACGTGGTCGTCCCGTCCCTGCCCCATATCGACCTGCTCTTCATGAATGAGATCGAGGCGGGCCGGACGACCGGTGTCGAGGTGACCGGGGCGGCGAGCGCGGCGCGCGCGGCGGACCAACTTTTGCGTTTGGGAGTCAACCGAGCCGTCTTCATCCATATGCCGGAAGGGGCGTATGGGCGGATAAGTGACGGGGACGGGACATGGCAGGGCAGTGTCTGCTTGCCGGAGGACATGGTCGCCGGGGCGGTCGGGGCGGGCGACGCCTTCGCCGCCGGGGTGCTGGCGGGTTGGCACGAGGGCCTCGGGGTCGGCGAGTGCCTGACCCAGGGTGTCGGGGTGGCGGCGGCCTGCCTGACCCACCAGACCACTTCAGACGGGGTGGGGTCGCTGGCTGACTGTATGGCCCTTGGCGAGCGGTTTGGATTTAGGCCAGCGTCCTGA